In Myotis daubentonii chromosome 16, mMyoDau2.1, whole genome shotgun sequence, one DNA window encodes the following:
- the KRT23 gene encoding keratin, type I cytoskeletal 23, whose product MSSSHSFSQIPSGSLPGTRGGWGRPGGFPRAPSVHGGAGGIRISLSFTSPSCLPPGRSWGSGRGSSLLGGNGKVTMQNLNERLASYLDKVRALEEANVKLESRILKWHQERDPGSKQDYSQYEENISRLQEQIVDGKLTNAQVFLLLDNARMAVDDFNLKYENEHSFKKDLEIGVESLRKTLDDLTIVTTDLEQEVEGLRKELILMKKHHEQEMEGQPVPNDFKVNVKLNTTPGEDLIKILEDMRQEYEFMIKKKHRDLDAWYKEQSAAIAQETAGPTAVQTNQGNIHELKRTFQALEIDLQAQRNRKSALENMLSETQSRYSCQLQDMQRIISHYEEELLQLRRDLERQNSEYKILLGIKTHLEKEISTYRQLLEGESQGTTEESKLSTRAVAPKIKTITRESINGRIIYSQVNEIQKYA is encoded by the exons ATGAGCTCCAGCCACAGCTTCAGCCAGATCCcctctggctccctccctggcACCAGAGGTGGCTGGGGCCGGCCGGGGGGCTTCCCCCGGGCTCCCAGCGTCCACGGGGGTGCAGGGGGCATCCGCATCTCCCTTTCCTTCACCTCCCCAAGCTGCCTGCCCCCGGGAAGGTCTTGGGGGTCTGGAAGAGGCAGCTCCCTCCTAGGTGGAAATGGGAAGGTGACGATGCAGAACCTCAATGAGCGCCTGGCCTCCTACCTGGACAAGGTGCGTGCTCTGGAGGAGGCCAACGTGAAGCTCGAGAGCCGCATCCTGAAGTGGCACCAGGAGAGAGACCCTGGCAGCAAGCAAGATTATTCCCAGTATGAGGAGAACATCAGCCGCCTGCAGGAGCAG ATAGTGGACGGCAAGCTGACCAATGCTCAGGTGTTTCTTCTCCTTGACAACGCCAGGATGGCAGTGGATGACTTCAACCTCAA GTATGAAAATGAACACTCCTTCAAGAAAGACTTGGAAATTGGAGTGGAGAGTCTCCGAAAGACCTTGGATGATCTAACCATTGTCACAACAGACCTGGAACAGGAGGTCGAGGGGTTGAGGAAAGAGCTCATCCTCATGAAGAAGCACCATGAGCAG GAAATGGAGGGACAGCCTGTGCCAAATGACTTCAAGGTCAACGTGAAGCTGAATACCACCCCAGGGGAAGATCTGATTAAGATCCTGGAGGACATGCGGCAAGAATATGAGTTTATGATAAAGAAGAAGCATCGAGACTTGGATGCTTGGTATAAAGAGCAG TCAGCAGCCATTGCCCAGGAGACCGCCGGCCCAACCGCTGTGCAGACCAACCAGGGCAACATCCATGAGCTGAAGCGCACTTTCCAGGCCCTGGAGATTGACCTGCAGGCGCAGCGCAACAGG AAATCTGCTTTGGAAAACATGTTGTCGGAGACCCAGTCTCGGTACTCCTGCCAGCTCCAGGACATGCAACGCATCATCTCCCACTACGAGGaggagctgctgcagctgcgccGTGACCTGGAGCGGCAGAACAGCGAATACAAGATCCTCCTGGGCATCAAAACCCACCTCGAGAAGGAAATCTCCACCTACCGCCAGCTACTGGAGGGCGAGAGCCAAGG AACAACAGAGGAATCTAAGCTGAGCACGAGAG CTGTGGCGCCCAAGATCAAGACCATCACACGGGAGAGCATCAATGGAAGAATAATTTATTCTCAAGTGAACGAGATCCAAAAGTACGCATGA